The Erythrobacter sp. genome segment CAACTGGTCGGCGAGCCCACGCTGCTGGTGGACGGCGGGGTGAACCCGGCGGACAACCCGATCTGGGCCGAAGGGCCGCACATCTACAAGGTAGGGGACTGGCACTACCTGCTGGCGGCAGAAGGCGGCACGGCAGACCAGCATTCCCAGACGATCTATCGCAGCCGCGACATCGACGGTCCTTACGAGTCCGGCCCGGTCAATCCGATCCTGACCCAGCGCGATATGCCGGCGAATCGCCCCGACCGGGTGGAAGCCACCGGCCATGCCGATTTTGTCGAGCTGGACGATGGCAGCTGGTGGGGGGTATTCCTCGCTACCCGGCCCTATGCCGGGCAGGATACGCTGCTGGGGCGCGAGACATTCCTGCTGCCGGTGGAATGGCGCGATGGCTGGCCGATCATGCTCGACAGTGGAGAACCCGTGCCGTTGACCGCCCCGCGCCCGGCATTGGCCCCGTCACCGGGGGCCGATTTCGATAGCTGGCGCGATGATTTCACCGCTGCAAGGCTTGGGCCGGAATGGCTGCGGATCCGCAACGTGCCCGATGTACAGAACATGGCACTGGAAGGCGGCGCGCTGATGCTGGCCCCGTCCGGCACCGATCTGGGCGAAGGCGCGATGCCGAGCTTTGCCGGGCAGCGGCTGCGCCATCACGCGGCGAGCTTCACCACCCGCTTTTCCTTCGCACCGCAAGCAGAGGGCGACTTTGCCGGGCTGGCGGCGGTAGCGAGCGAAGTCGCGTTCGTCAGCGTAGGGCTGATGGGCACGGAGCAAGGCCCGGTGCTGGCCGTATTGCGCCGCGATGGTGCGGGGATGGCTACCGGCGGCGAAGTGGTGCAATCGGTGCCCTATGCTGCGGGCGAGGTCGAACTGCGGATCGCTTTCGACAATGGCAATGCCGACTTCAGCTACCGTGCCCCCGGCAGCGGCACATGGCGCGTGCTGGCCGAGGATGTGGACGTTTCCCACATGGCCTCGGTGCGCAGCAACCTGTTCACCGGAGTGGTGGCCGGGCCCTACGCAGTAAGCGGCGACTAGTCTTCGGGCAGCCCGAAAGCCGCGCGCAGGCCGGGCAGCCATTGCCCGGTCTCCGCATCCCAGAACGGGAAGGTGTTGGCATAGGCCCAGGCGCACATGCCGATGCCGGTTGGGGCGAAGGCCTCGCGAACGGCAGTGTGGTAGGCGATCCGCTGGTCGAGCGCGGAACCGCCGTCGAATGCGCCCGTCTCGCCCATGAACGGGGTCAGCCCGGTGCGGGCGACATAGGCTTCAAGCTTGGCGACATCGCTTGCCAGCCGTTCGGCATCGGCGGGAGTGCCGTAGGGACGGGTGCCCGCTTCGGGAACCTGCCCCGCCCAGGTCGCGCCCTGGTGGGTGTAATCGAACGGCTCGTAGTAATGAAAAGTCGGGTGGACGTTGGGATCGTCGGGCAGTTCGAGCGTTGCCAGCGAATCGATGCCGCTCCAGTTGCCGCCGCCGATAATCACTGCGCGGGTGGGATTGGTGGCGCGGATTTCCGCCAGTGCGGGGGCCAGCGTGGCGACGAGGTTTTCGTTAGTGAACGCCCCGTGCGGCTCGTTCTCGGGTTCAAACCAAAGCCGGTCCGAACGATCGGCGAAATGCGCGCCCACCTGCCGCCAGATCGCTGCCAGCTTCGCCGCATTGCCAGCCGGATCGGCGTGCAGCTCCTCGAAATTGTGGCTGTTGAGCATGACGTTGAGATCGGCGGCGAGCGCGGCGTCGACCAGCTCGCTCACCCGCGCCAGCCACGCCGGATCGATGGTGTAGTCCGGCCCGTCCCCGGTCTTGTTCGCCCAGCGCACCGGCAGCCGCACGGTGGTGAACCCGGCAGCACGGATGCGGGTGAAATCCGCCGGGCCAAGCCGATGCGCGCCCCAGTCGTTCTCCTGCGGCGATTCGAGGTGATTGCCGAGATTGATGCAGGTGCCGACCGGCAGCGGCTCCGCCGGAGAAGCCTGCGCGGCGGCGGGCAGCGGGGCGAGCAGCAGGCTTGCACTGCAGCAGGTGGCAAGCAGGGTTCTCAGCGACATCAGTAAGCCTCCAATCGGGCGCAGATCGCGGCACGCGGGCGTGCGCTTTCCATCGCGGTTTTAGTTTGGGTGATGAGCAGTTGCCGGGAATTCTCGATCTGCCACGGCTCCCAGCCGGGGCGCGCTTCGGCAATACCGGCCACGCCATTGGGGTCGCCTGATACGGCTAGCGCCGCCCAGTAGTCCTGCATGAAGGCTTGCGACCCGATCGGCAGGCGTTCGAACACCCAGCCGATTTCATAGGCGTGCCGTGTCAGCCCGCCGTCTTCGCCGATATCGAATTCGTAGCGCCAGACGGGCCAGCCGCTCCGCGTGAGCAGGTCCGCAAGCTGGTCCGCGGGGCAATGGAACAGCACGTCCGAAATGATCCGCGTGCCGATCCCGCCGCGGCGCGGCTCGACCTGCTCGGCGCGGTAGAGCGCGAGCATTTCCTCTGCTTCATCGCCGAAATACTGGCGCGCCATGCCGCTTACCGTCGCCTCGTCATCGGGGGCGGAGAATTCCACCCGGTCGGTGCCGATGATGACCGGCAGCGGTTCGCGCCCCGCCAGCAACACGTCGGGCGCGGCGGGCAGCACCCTCCCGTCGATCACGGTGCGCAGGAACGGCGTGATCGCGCCGCCGCTAGTCTCTTCGTAGGCGGGTGTCGCGTCGAGAATTGCCTGCGCCGACATGCCGCGCAAGGTCGCCACGCTGCCGAATTGCGCGCCGACTTCCTCCGCCTCCGCCAGTGTGCGGAAGGACTGACCGAACCCCGGCGTCCCGCTTTGCAGGATTGCCGCGCCGAACAGGCCTTGCGCGGCGGGCGCGGCGAGCATCAGCGAAACGTCCTGCGAACCTGCGCTTTCGCCGAACAAGGTCACCTGCGAAGGATCGCCGCCGAAGCGATGGATGTTGTCGCGCACCCAGCGCAAGGCGGCGATCTGGTCCATCAGTCCGTAATTGCCGCTGAACCCTCCCTGCTCCTCGCTCAGTTCCGGATGGGCGAGGAAGCCGAGCACGCCGAGCCGGTACTGGATGCCGACCACCACCACGCCCTGCCGCGTCAGGTCCGAATCCGCCGGGCCGCCCGATGCGCCGGAGCGGTTCGAACCGCCATGGATCCACACCATCACCGGGCGCACGCCTTCGAGCGAGGGCGTGCGGACATCGAGCGTCAGGCAATCCTCGTCCCAGTCCGCCGCCTGCGCCGCGTTCCAGCCTTCGGAGTATTGCGGGCAGGCAGGCGCATTTTCCATGCCGTCGCGCACGCCCTGCCAGTCGGTGACCGGCTGCGGCGGCTGCCAGCGCAGATCGCCCGTGGGCGCGGCGGCGAAGGGAATGCCGCGAAACACCAGGCTGTCCGGCTCGACTGTGCCGCGCACCGTGCCCCCCGGCACTTCGACTTGCACCGTTTCCTGCGCGCAGGCCGCCAGCGACCCCAGTCCGAAGGCACTGGCCGCCAGCACGGCAAACAGCCGCATCATTCGCAAGCCAGCACCTGCTCGGCGTCCATGCCCAGACGCACTTCGGCCAGGCTCACATCACCCGCCCCGGTGCCGGAAAGCACGAAAGGCGTCTGCATCTGCGTCACGTCCACGCCTTGATCGCGGAAGCATTTGAGCGGAATGCCGTAGCGCACGAAACCCTGCCCTTCGGCAATGCCCAGCGCGCGCGTGCCCAGATTGCCCGCAGCATCGCGCATCCCGATCGCGGCGTTATCCGGCAGGTCCGTCGCGTTCATTGTGAACAGCAGCAGGATATCGGCATTGGTCTCGCGGCTGAGATCGACCGGTTCGAAGGTGCCCAGCGTGATCGTGGTAGCGCCGGGGCCGCTCAGTTCGAACCGCCGCGCGCCTTCCTGCACCACGTGGTTGACCGCCGAGATATCCACCCGCCCGCCGAGCACTTCGACCGGCACGGTAGTGATCCGCGTCTGGCTGCTCGGCTGTGCCGGATCGCCGACGTTCAGCGACCAGCTCGCCGCCGGAACGCCAGCAGCAAACCAGGTCCGCTCGTCGCCACCTGCCGCAACATTGGTGTTCTCCGGCAGCGGCGTCCACGCCACTTGCGGCGAGGCATAGCTGAGCCCGTCGCCGAAGCGGAACAGCGCGCCGTCCTCCATCCGCGCTGTCATGGGCCAGTCGGTCGGCAGGCGCCCGGTGAACTCGTGTCGCGGATTGCCCGCCGCATCGCCCACCAGCACATCGGCAATCCCGCCGCCTTCGCTGCCGGGGAGCCATGCCACCACGAAAGCATCGGCATCGTTAAAAGCCGGGTTCACATAGAGCGGCCGCCCGGTAATCATCACCGCCACCACCGGAATGCCCTGCTCGCGCAGCCGCTGCATCGTTTGCCACGGGCCGGTGAGCGCCTCATCGAGCTGCAGCGTGGCCCGGTCTCCCTGGAATTCGGCGTAGGGCGTTTCGCCGAACACCACCACCGCCACGTCTGGCCGCCGGGTGAAGCTGCCGTCGGGCGACAGCTCCGCCGACCCGCCGCCTTCGGTCATCGCTGCAGACAAACCGTCCCAGATCGAGGTCGCGCCGGGGAAATGCTCGTCGGTCAGCCCGGTACCCTGCCAAGTGATCGTCCAGCCGCCTGACTGGCGGCCGATATCGTCCGCGCCCTCGCCCGCCACCAGCAGGCGGCTGCCCGCCGCGATCGGCAGGGTGGACTGGTTCTTCAGCAGCACCAGCGACTGGCGCACGGCCTCGCGCGCCACTTCGCGGTGCTCTGGCGCGCCGAGCAATTCGTATTGCCCCGCCAATGGCCGCGTGCTCGGTGCGCCATGATCGAACAGGCCGAGCCGTAGCTTGACCCGCAGGATCCGCGCCACCGCATCGTCCACCCGCGCCATCGGCACTTCGCCGCTTCGGGTGCGCGCGAGCAGGTCTGCATAAACATCGCGCCAGGTATCGGGCGCCATGTACATGTCGATCCCCGCCAGCAGCGCCTGCGGGCAGCTTTCGTTGGTGCAACCCGCGACTTGCCCGTGGGCGTTCCAGTCGGAAACGACGAAGCCGCCGAAATCCATCCGGTCCTTCAGCACGCCAGTAAGCAGCGACTCGTTGCCGGTCATCTTCACGCCCTGCCAGCTGGAGAAGCTGGCCATCACCGTCGCCACGCCGCCTTCGATCGCCGGACCGTAGGGCGCGCCGTGAATGTCGCGCAGGTCTTCCTCGCTGATCGACGAATCGCCCTGGTCGACGCCGTTGTCGGTGCCGCCATCGGCAAGGAAATGCTTGGTCGAAGCGAGCACATAGGGGCCGGAAAGCAGGTCGGTATTGTCCGGATTACCCTGCAAGCCCTGCAACAGCGCGCCGACATAGCTGGCGACGAGTTCGGGGTCCGACGAATAGCCTTCATAGGCGCGGCCCCACCGGAAATCCTGCGGCACGGCCACGGTAGGCGCGAAGGTCCATTCCTGCCCGGTCACGCGGATTTCGGTGGCAGTGACGCGGCCGATCTGTTCGATCAGGGCCGGATTGTGCGCGGCTCCCAGCCCGATATTGTGCGGGAAAATAGTCGCGCCGATGATGTTCGAATGGCCGTGCACCGCATCGGTGCCCCAAAGCATCGGAATGCCCACGCCGCCGTCGCTCGTATCGACAGAGGCATTGTAAAACGCATCCGCCGCCGCCAGCCAGTCGGGCGCGGGGGAGAAGTCGTTGCCGTTGGGGCCGGAATTGCCGCCGACGAGGATCGAACCGAGGTGATACTCGCGCATATCCTCCGGCGTGACGCAGCACAGGTCCGCCTGCACCAGCTGGCCGATCTTCTCTTCCAGTGTCATGCTGGCGAGCAGCTGCGCGATCCGCGCTTCGTGTTCCGGATTGACCGTGACAGGATATTCGTAGGCAGGCCAGATCTCCGGATTGGCGACTCCGGCTCCACTGGCGGGCAGCGCGGCAGTGCTGGCGGTATCGCCTGGCGGAACCGTTGCGCAAGCGGCCAGCGCCAGCGCGGGCAGGCAAGCAAAAGCCGGTTTGAACCTCATAACCCTCTCCATTTTCCGTCCGCCTTGAGTGAACGATCACAATGGCGGAATTCCTTGACTGACATCGCTGTCATAAGTGGTCGAAGAGGTCAATCCCTCTCGGTCCGGCAATAGCTGTCGATCACTTCCCGGTGGCTCGCCATCGTGGCCAGTTGTGCGGCGATCCGCTGGCGCAGGCCGTCGAGCGACGCGCGCAGTTTTTCATCGCTCACCAGCCTTGCGAGGCGGTGCCAGCCAGCGGGTTGCAGGTTCTGGCCGAGCATCACCTGCGCCCAGCTATCCACCCGGAACAGGTCGTCCGCCGCCTGCCACGCTTCCGCGCTTTCGGCGAAAAGGTCGATCCGCTCCTGCAAGGTATCGGGCACCGCCATCGCCGCCATGTCGCGCCAGAACGGCGTGTCGGTCCGCTGGGTCAGCTTGTAATGCAGGATGACGAAATCGCGCACCCTGTCGATCTCGGCATCGGCCATGCGGTTGTAGCGGGCGCGTTGCGCGTGGCTCGCGGGGCCGAAGGGGAATTGCTGGATCAGCCGCGTTACCCCCGCCATGAACAGGTGGATGCTGGTCGATTCGAGCGGCTCGACAAAGCCGGAGGACAGCCCAAGTGCGACCACGTTGCGCTCCCAAACCCGCCGCCGCTTGCCGGTGGTGAAGCGGACCAGCCGCGGCTCGGTCAGCAGTTCGCCCTCGACGCTTCCGAGCAACAGTTCGCGCGCCGCGTCGGGTTCCATATGCCGGCTGGTGAAGACGCAGCCGTTGCCCATGCGGTGTTGCAAGGGGATGCGCCACTGCCACCCTGCGCCGTGCGCAATCGCGCGGGTATAGGGCACCGGATCGCCCGCCTGCCGGGTCTGCACGGCGAAAGCGCCGTCCATCGGCAGCCAGTGGCTCCAGTCCTCGAAACCCTCCTGCAACTCGCCTTCGATCAGCAGCGCGCGAAAGCCGGTGCAGTCGATGAACAGATCGCCTTCCAACCGCTCACCGCTGTCGAGCAGCAGCGCCGAGACATCGCCGCTTTCGCCGTGACGTTCTACCGAGGCGATCTTTCCCTCAATGCGCACCGCACCTTCGGCCTCGGCAATCTGGCGCAGGAACGCGGCATAGCGCCCGGCATCGAGATGATAGGCGTAGTTGGTCGCCGCCTCGCCCTCGAGTGCCAGCTTGCCCGCCAGCGCCGCCTCGTGTTCCAGGCAGTATGCGCCCACCGGCTCGGCAAAGCCGCGCGCGCGCGCTTCGAGCCAGAAATGCTGGAATTCGGCCACCCAGGTCTTCATCGGCACGGAGCCAAACGAATGGATGTAGCTGTCGCCCAGCTGGCCCCAGTCGTCGAAACGGATACCCAGTTTGAAGGTCGCCCCGGTGGCGCGCATGAAGGCGGCTTCGTCGATCCGCAACAGCTGGTGGAACGAGCGCGCGGTTGGGATGGTCGCTTCGCCCACACCGACGGTGCCGATGGCATCGCTTTCCACCAGCGTCACCTGCACCAGCGAGCCGAGTTGGCGCTGGATCGCGGCGGCGGCGATCCAGCCGGCGGTGCCGCCGCCTGCGATTACCACCCTGACCGGCTGGTCCACGCTCACCGCTGGAGCTTCCGCAGGACCTGCGCCCGCAATCGCCGCGCTGCGCCGGGATCGAGCGGGGCGAGCGGCCCTTGCGCATGCTCCGGCAGGTGCGCGCGCGGCAGGTCGGGATCGCCGAACAGGTAATAATCGAACAGCGCCCGCCACGCCTGCCGCTCCTGCTCGGGCCTTTCGCGCAGGGAGAGGAGGCCATGCAGAAGGGTGGTCTGCGGGCTGTCGATGTGCGCCGGAACGCTGTTCCACCAGTAGTTTACCAGCACGTTGAACGGTGCCAGCGCCTCGACGCAGTGCCACCACATCGCCGGATAGATCAGCACGTCGCCCGGTTCCATCTCCGCCACCTGCGCATTTTCCAGCGCTTCGGCAAAGCGCGGGAAGCGGTCGAGATCGGGCGCGGCGAGATCGACCATCGAGACGACCTGCCCGGCGGGCGTCGGCTCCAGCGGGCCGGGATAGAGATTGGCCACCTGATCGGGCGGAAACAGCGTGAACCGCCGCTGCCCGACGGCACAGACGGCGATGTTGTGCGAGTAGTCGTAATGCGCCGAAGCCGTGGTGCGATTGCCGATCCACAGGCTGGCGAGGCCGGGTTGTTCCACCAACATCGGGTGGATTGCCGCCAGATCGAAGCCGTTGGCAGCGGTGAAGCCGGGGAAATAAAGGCCGATATCGGTCGACCCGACATAGACCGGATCGCTACCTGCCAGCAGGTCATCCAGCACCTGCGCCAGCGGTTCGCGGGTGCCGGTGAAGTTGAAGCCGTCGAGCGCATCGTTGTAGTGAAACCGCCCCCGCATCGCGGCATCGCCGCGATAGACGGTGACGGGACCGCCGTTGCTGTAGCGGCGCAGGAGGTCGGCGGCAGACTTGGCCGATTTGCGCCCTGCTTCGACCAGTTCCCAGTTGCTAGCCGCGCCTTTGAACAGCAGGGGCTTGGCTTCGGCTACAGTGGCTTCCCACCCCGCGCCGCTAGGCAACCGACCGTCCTGCTGTTCTACCGCGATGACCATCAGGCCGCGCGCAGCGCGTCGCGCGCCAGCAGGGTATTGAAATTCGCTATGGATGCGGCTGCTTGAAAAGCAGGGCCGAGTAATCCGGCAGCGTTCAATCGCTCCAATTGTTCGCCGGACAAGGCCGCCAGCCGGTCTTCCGCCACGGCGAGATAGCCATCGAACCGCACCTGCTGGCCATTCGCGCGCGTGACGGTGAGATTGGCGGGTTCGATCACGCCCGATTCGGCGAACTGTTCGGCCATCTGTGCCATCTGCGCCAGCCCCGCGTGAACGGTGCGCAGCGCGGCAATCGCGCTTTCGAGCGCAGGCGCATGGCCGCCGTGTTCGCGAAACAGCGGTAGCGCCTCCGCATCCTCGGCGTCGGCTATACGCGGATGGTCCAGATCGACCAGCACCGCCAGGTCGCCGTCCACCCCGCCGCCCAGCCGGAACGGCCCGGTCCGCGTTAGCGCTGGAACATAGCGCGCGTCCCAGCGCCCATCGGAGACGAACAGATTGCTGTCCCGCTCCAATCCAAGGATCGCAACCGCCGCAAGTCCGCCCTCGCCCGCATGGAACAGGATCGGGCAATCGCGCTGGACAGCGGCGAACTCTGACGGAAACACCGGCACCTGGTTCACGCAGTCGCCGAAGCGCTGCCCGTGTCCGGGCTTCAGGCGCAGATCGGCATGGGCAACGTTATCGAGCGGTGCAAAGCGGGTCATGGTGGTCACGCTACATTACTGTGAGGGGCAAAAGAAGAGACGCCCCTCGCCACGAAAGCCGCGACCTCCAGACGAGATCGCGGCTCCCGGGAGAAGCTTGTGAAAACGGTCAGAACCGCATCCGCGCTCCGACATAGTAGCGCGGCCGACCTTCGACGATGAACCACGGCTGGTTCTCGGTGCGGGCATATGTCTTCACGTTGGAACCGGTCAGGTTGATCGCTTCGAACGACACGACGATGTTATCGGTAATGTCGTAAGACACGTTCAGATCGACCTGGTCATAGGTGTCGACGAACACCGGATTGCGCGACGATCCCCGGCTGTTGTTGGTGAGGAAAGTGTCGCGCCAATTGTACGTTAGCCGCGCCGAGATCCCGTAGTTCTCGTAGATCAGCGAGGCATTGGCGGTATCCGACAGGCCAAGCAGCGCGAACTGGTCGGCATTCGTCGGGGCGGTGATATCGAACCCGACATCGCCGCGCACCAGCGTATAGGCCGCGGCCACGCCGATCCCGGTATCGCCGAGGAAGTACTGCCCGGCGATTTCGAAGCCGTAGATATGCGCGTCTTCGGAATTGACCGGCTGCTGGGTCTGGAACTGGAACAGCGGATCGTTCGGCCCGGCTTCGAGGTCATAGAGGATGTTGATGTTGTCGATATAGGTCTGGCTGAGCGCATTGGATCCAGCCTGCCTTGGCGCGGCGAGGAACTGTGCCACACCATCGGCAAAGCCGAAGTTGTCGATCAAGGCGGACAGCACGAACAGGTTGTCATCCGAAACGTCGAAGGCGTTGTTCTGTAGATATTCGAGCGCCTGACCCGAAACCGTGCCGGGTTCGCCGGAACTCGGGTTGCGGAGGCCGAACAGCGGCTGCGTCGTCTGTCCGGTGCCGACGAAATTCTGCACCCGCTTGTCGAAGAAGCCGACCGAGACATAGCTCGACGGGGCAAAGTACCACTCGGCGCTGACATCGAAGTTGTCCGACACCAGCGGCACCAGTTGCGGGTTGCCGCGGTTGCCGCCGGGCACCCCGCCAAGCGCAGTCGGCCGGTTCGGGTTGCCGGGATTGGTCGAGGCGAACAGCGATCCGAAATCTGGCCGGGCAATCGTGCGACCGAAGGAGACGCGGCCAACCACATCGTCGGTCAGTTCGATCGAGAAATCGAGCGCCGGGAGGATGTGTTCGTAGCTGTTGTCCCCGCTCACCGCTTCGGGCGTGGGCGAAAGATTGGCAACGAAGTCGTTGTTCTGCGTCCAGACGATTTCCTGCGGAATCCCCTGCAGCGTCACCGATTCCGAATTGGTGTGTTCATAGCGGACACCGGCAAGGATGTTCACCGGGCGGCCCATCAGTTCGGTATTGAGATCGACTTCGGCATAGACCGCCAGGATGTCTTCCTCGACCTGGTTATCGGACGTGCCGTTGATCGTCGGGTTATTGACGAAGGCGTTGAACAGCGCCGTCGCATCGCCGCGGAAAGCGGTGGAGAGCGGATCGCCGGCGGCGATGCCGGTGTCGAAATCCTGCCACTGGCAGACGAGGCAGAACGGCTCGACCAGATCGCCGGCCTGCGCAGCGATATCTCCGATATTGCCCACGCCCCAGTCACCCAGCGCGTTGTAGGTGCTGATGGTGCGGCTGCTCATCGAAGCTCCGCGGTAGCTGGCACCGAACGACACACGATCGTCGTCACCCACATCCCAATGGGCATCGAGCCGCGCTTCATCGACTGTCTGCGACTGGTAGGCAGTCTGGCTGCGCGCGACCTGCGTGCCGAGATCGGGAATGTCGAGAATGCCGTTGTTGTTGCCGTTGCCGTCATCGAATTCGATGAACTGCTGCGGGAACCCGTCAACGATGTTCAGCCCCTGATCGACGATCGACTTCTGCGCAAAAGCGAACAAGGTGGAGGTGTGGCCGTTGGGATTGTTCGGCCGCGCATTGGCTTCCGAATGGTGACCGTCGAACTCGAGCGTGAAATTGTCGGTCAGCTCGTACGCGACATTGAGGCCAAGCGAATAGAGCTCGTCCTCGGTGGCGCGATATTGCTGCTCGAAGCCGCCGTCCTTGGGCGCGGTGATCACATCGTCGATGAAGATCGCGGTGGCGACATCGGGATTGCCGTCGAAAGTGATCGCATCGAAGGGACGGTTGTACCAGGTTGTCTGGTCGACCCGCTGCTCTTCGGCCTGGTTGCGATAATAGGTCGCGTCAGCCGTGATCTCCAGCCGGTCCGACGGGGCAAATTGCAGCGTCAGTTGGCCGTTGATCCGCTCGCGCGAGAATTCCGAATAGTGATAGCGGGTATCATTGGGGATCGCGATCAGCGTGTCCGGATCGCTCGGCGCATTCTGGACTACGGTATTGCCGTCCGCGCGGCGGAAGGTGGTGGACGATGCGAAATCGCCGTAAGTCAGGATGTTCCAGTCGTTCGCCGATTCCGACACGGCCGAGTTGTTGCGGCGTTGGAAACTGCCGAACAGACCAATGCCGAAGGTGCCCGCTTCATTGCTCCAGTTGAGCAGGCCGGACACTTCCGGCGTGATGCGATCGAGATCATAGGTATCGGCTTCGTCATAGGCGGCCTTGACGCCGATCGAGCCGGACAGGCCTGCGGCTGCATCAAGCGGACGACGGGTAACGATGTTGATCGCCGCGCCGATGCCGCCACCGGGGATGCCGGCGCGCGCGGTCTTGTACACTTCCAGTCGGGAGACGCCTTCGGACGCGAGATTGGCGAAATCGAAGCTGCGGGTGGTGCCGGAAACGAAGTCGCCGTTCTGGTCCTGCCCGACCGAGGCAATGCTGGCCGTCGGCAGCGTGCGCCCGTTGAGCGTGACGAGGTTGAAGCCGGGGCCGAAGCCGCGCACGGTGACGCGCGAACCTTCGCCGTTCACACGGTCGATCGACACACCGGTGATGCGCTGCAGCGACTCGGCGAGGTTTGTATCGGGGAAGCGGCCGATATCCTCGGCAGAGATGCCGTCCACCACGCCGGAACTGTTGCGCTTCAGGTCAATCGCGCGGTCGAGCGAGGCCCGCACGCCGGTGACCACGATCGAATTGTCGGGCTCCTCAGCAGCGGGATCAGCATCCTGCGCGAAGACCGTGGTAGCGCTCCCAATTCCAGCTGCCAGAGCGAGGATCGAGATCGAATGACGGATTACGGACGGTTTACGGATGTTCCTCAAGACAAATCCTCCCTTGCCGCGCCAACCCCTGCGAGTCGCGCCTCCTCTATGACCGCTTTTGTGCGGCTTGGTGGTATAGCTACCATTACTCTGACAAGGCTGTCAAGATAGTGCATCGAGGCGTGCCTACGATGCACCGCCAAACGGCGTGAGAATCGGGCTGGAGCGCGCGGTTTGCGCGACTAGCTGCTAGTTGTGTGGAGCAGCGGTGGAGCCGCGCAGGTGCAAACGGTAGGGATGGACAAGCGGGACCGTTTCGCTTTTCCCTCCAAGCAAGTGCAACAACTGGTCGGTAGCATCTGCAGCGATAGACGCTACGGGCTGTTCGACGGTGGTCAGCTGCGGCCAGCATAGCCGCGCAATTTCGGCATCGTCGAAC includes the following:
- a CDS encoding carboxylesterase family protein codes for the protein MMRLFAVLAASAFGLGSLAACAQETVQVEVPGGTVRGTVEPDSLVFRGIPFAAAPTGDLRWQPPQPVTDWQGVRDGMENAPACPQYSEGWNAAQAADWDEDCLTLDVRTPSLEGVRPVMVWIHGGSNRSGASGGPADSDLTRQGVVVVGIQYRLGVLGFLAHPELSEEQGGFSGNYGLMDQIAALRWVRDNIHRFGGDPSQVTLFGESAGSQDVSLMLAAPAAQGLFGAAILQSGTPGFGQSFRTLAEAEEVGAQFGSVATLRGMSAQAILDATPAYEETSGGAITPFLRTVIDGRVLPAAPDVLLAGREPLPVIIGTDRVEFSAPDDEATVSGMARQYFGDEAEEMLALYRAEQVEPRRGGIGTRIISDVLFHCPADQLADLLTRSGWPVWRYEFDIGEDGGLTRHAYEIGWVFERLPIGSQAFMQDYWAALAVSGDPNGVAGIAEARPGWEPWQIENSRQLLITQTKTAMESARPRAAICARLEAY
- a CDS encoding glycoside hydrolase family 43 protein yields the protein MREGIGFAAAGLAALALAVPAWAGPTARFEYVAYEGEAQAVPAGQFANPVLPGFHPDPSIVKVGDDFYLVTSTFAWFPGLPIMHSRDLVNWRQIGNAIDRPGMVDFTGMSLTGDALYAPAITHHDGIFYIFNTCVRCEGNFMVTASDPAGPWSDPVWLAFEGIDPSLYVDAEGRGWITYNDAPVGEPRYEGHRAIWLREFDLATQQLVGEPTLLVDGGVNPADNPIWAEGPHIYKVGDWHYLLAAEGGTADQHSQTIYRSRDIDGPYESGPVNPILTQRDMPANRPDRVEATGHADFVELDDGSWWGVFLATRPYAGQDTLLGRETFLLPVEWRDGWPIMLDSGEPVPLTAPRPALAPSPGADFDSWRDDFTAARLGPEWLRIRNVPDVQNMALEGGALMLAPSGTDLGEGAMPSFAGQRLRHHAASFTTRFSFAPQAEGDFAGLAAVASEVAFVSVGLMGTEQGPVLAVLRRDGAGMATGGEVVQSVPYAAGEVELRIAFDNGNADFSYRAPGSGTWRVLAEDVDVSHMASVRSNLFTGVVAGPYAVSGD
- a CDS encoding glycoside hydrolase family 5 protein gives rise to the protein MSLRTLLATCCSASLLLAPLPAAAQASPAEPLPVGTCINLGNHLESPQENDWGAHRLGPADFTRIRAAGFTTVRLPVRWANKTGDGPDYTIDPAWLARVSELVDAALAADLNVMLNSHNFEELHADPAGNAAKLAAIWRQVGAHFADRSDRLWFEPENEPHGAFTNENLVATLAPALAEIRATNPTRAVIIGGGNWSGIDSLATLELPDDPNVHPTFHYYEPFDYTHQGATWAGQVPEAGTRPYGTPADAERLASDVAKLEAYVARTGLTPFMGETGAFDGGSALDQRIAYHTAVREAFAPTGIGMCAWAYANTFPFWDAETGQWLPGLRAAFGLPED
- a CDS encoding tryptophan 7-halogenase, with protein sequence MSVDQPVRVVIAGGGTAGWIAAAAIQRQLGSLVQVTLVESDAIGTVGVGEATIPTARSFHQLLRIDEAAFMRATGATFKLGIRFDDWGQLGDSYIHSFGSVPMKTWVAEFQHFWLEARARGFAEPVGAYCLEHEAALAGKLALEGEAATNYAYHLDAGRYAAFLRQIAEAEGAVRIEGKIASVERHGESGDVSALLLDSGERLEGDLFIDCTGFRALLIEGELQEGFEDWSHWLPMDGAFAVQTRQAGDPVPYTRAIAHGAGWQWRIPLQHRMGNGCVFTSRHMEPDAARELLLGSVEGELLTEPRLVRFTTGKRRRVWERNVVALGLSSGFVEPLESTSIHLFMAGVTRLIQQFPFGPASHAQRARYNRMADAEIDRVRDFVILHYKLTQRTDTPFWRDMAAMAVPDTLQERIDLFAESAEAWQAADDLFRVDSWAQVMLGQNLQPAGWHRLARLVSDEKLRASLDGLRQRIAAQLATMASHREVIDSYCRTERD
- a CDS encoding exo 1,3/1,4-beta-D-glucan glucohydrolase, whose product is MRFKPAFACLPALALAACATVPPGDTASTAALPASGAGVANPEIWPAYEYPVTVNPEHEARIAQLLASMTLEEKIGQLVQADLCCVTPEDMREYHLGSILVGGNSGPNGNDFSPAPDWLAAADAFYNASVDTSDGGVGIPMLWGTDAVHGHSNIIGATIFPHNIGLGAAHNPALIEQIGRVTATEIRVTGQEWTFAPTVAVPQDFRWGRAYEGYSSDPELVASYVGALLQGLQGNPDNTDLLSGPYVLASTKHFLADGGTDNGVDQGDSSISEEDLRDIHGAPYGPAIEGGVATVMASFSSWQGVKMTGNESLLTGVLKDRMDFGGFVVSDWNAHGQVAGCTNESCPQALLAGIDMYMAPDTWRDVYADLLARTRSGEVPMARVDDAVARILRVKLRLGLFDHGAPSTRPLAGQYELLGAPEHREVAREAVRQSLVLLKNQSTLPIAAGSRLLVAGEGADDIGRQSGGWTITWQGTGLTDEHFPGATSIWDGLSAAMTEGGGSAELSPDGSFTRRPDVAVVVFGETPYAEFQGDRATLQLDEALTGPWQTMQRLREQGIPVVAVMITGRPLYVNPAFNDADAFVVAWLPGSEGGGIADVLVGDAAGNPRHEFTGRLPTDWPMTARMEDGALFRFGDGLSYASPQVAWTPLPENTNVAAGGDERTWFAAGVPAASWSLNVGDPAQPSSQTRITTVPVEVLGGRVDISAVNHVVQEGARRFELSGPGATTITLGTFEPVDLSRETNADILLLFTMNATDLPDNAAIGMRDAAGNLGTRALGIAEGQGFVRYGIPLKCFRDQGVDVTQMQTPFVLSGTGAGDVSLAEVRLGMDAEQVLACE